A part of Miscanthus floridulus cultivar M001 chromosome 6, ASM1932011v1, whole genome shotgun sequence genomic DNA contains:
- the LOC136457863 gene encoding E3 ubiquitin-protein ligase SINA-like 3 isoform X2, which translates to MRSTRKKSKQQMESPTGLANPQVQIPEEPQESAGESAVVAVNGAAAVKITVRIAKARLHCPVCTLPLKPPVYQCAFGHLACGVCHLTSSGAGRCSVCGDGGGYARSTAMEDIVKSAKVLCPHDAYGCRTYVTYYEAAEHQRACPHAPCLCSEPGCGFAGTPAALRDHLSAAHSWPVDGIRYGAKLQLRVPESDPAQHWRLLAAGDDEGGEVFFLAVGAIRDRPFRVVSLVCARPGAAAAAGPRYACTIRAAQPSDAGEGSAESVVLEMAPVPSSAAPGATSIEEAASLVVLRRTLPPGAAPGEMHLTVRIDRIV; encoded by the exons ATGAGGTCGACCCGAAAGAAGAGCAAGCAGCAGATGGAGTCACCCACGGGCCTCGCGAACCCACAAGTCCAGATCCCGGAGGAGCCGCAGGAATCAGCGGGCGAAAGCGCAGTGGTGGCTGTGAACGGCGCCGCGGCAGTGAAGATCACGGTCCGGATCGCCAAGGCGAGGCTCCACTGCCCCGTCTGCACGCTCCCGTTGAAGCCTCCGGTCTACCAG TGCGCGTTCGGGCACCTGGCTTGCGGCGTGTGCCATCTCACCAGCAGCGGCGCCGGCCGGTGCTCCGtgtgcggcgacggcggcggctacGCGCGCAGCACCGCGATGGAAGACATCGTGAAGTCGGCCAAGGTGCTGTGCCCGCACGACGCCTACGGCTGCCGCACCTACGTGACGTACTACGAGGCGGCCGAGCATCAGCGCGCGTGCCCTCACGCGCCGTGCCTCTGCTCGGAGCCCGGCTGCGGGTTCGCCGGCACCCCGGCGGCGCTCCGCGACCACCTGAGCGCCGCGCACTCGTGGCCCGTGGACGGGATCCGGTACGGCGCCAAACTTCAGCTCCGCGTGCCGGAGTCGGACCCGGCGCAGCACTGGCGCCTGCTGGCCGCGGGCGACGACGAGGGCGGGGAAGTCTTCTTCCTGGCCGTGGGCGCGATCCGCGACAGGCCGTTCCGCGTCGTGTCGCTGGTGTGCGCCCGCcccggcgccgcggcggcggcgggcccgCGGTACGCGTGTACGATCCGCGCGGCGCAGCCCTCGGACGCGGGGGAGGGGAGCGCGGAGAGCGTGGTCCTGGAGATGGCGCCGgtgccgagcagcgccgcgcCCGGGGCGACCTCGATTGAGGAAGCGGCGTCGCTGGTGGTGCTGCGCCGGACACTGCCGCCTGGGGCGGCGCCCGGGGAGATGCACCTCACCGTCCGCATCGACAGGATCGTCTAG
- the LOC136457863 gene encoding uncharacterized protein isoform X1, with amino-acid sequence MNLGHSCFFLIVMLPTVILLLTLPCSFSIEAFRTHSQFSFFFIFCFFLFGLPMSVISASSSSCSQLRGEEVTRGYPVAFWPMRSTRKKSKQQMESPTGLANPQVQIPEEPQESAGESAVVAVNGAAAVKITVRIAKARLHCPVCTLPLKPPVYQCAFGHLACGVCHLTSSGAGRCSVCGDGGGYARSTAMEDIVKSAKVLCPHDAYGCRTYVTYYEAAEHQRACPHAPCLCSEPGCGFAGTPAALRDHLSAAHSWPVDGIRYGAKLQLRVPESDPAQHWRLLAAGDDEGGEVFFLAVGAIRDRPFRVVSLVCARPGAAAAAGPRYACTIRAAQPSDAGEGSAESVVLEMAPVPSSAAPGATSIEEAASLVVLRRTLPPGAAPGEMHLTVRIDRIV; translated from the exons ATGAATCTCGGCCACAGTTGCTTCTTCCTTATCGTGATGCTTCCTACTGTTATATTACTACTGACCCTTCCTTGTTCTTTTTCCATTGAAGCTTTTCGCACACACTCCCAATTTTCGTTTTTTTTTATCTTCTGTTTTTTCTTGTTTGGGCTACCAATGTCTGTGATCTCAGCATCGTCTTCATCTTGCAGCCAGCTGCGAGGCGAGGAGGTTACTCGAGGCTACCCAGTCGCTTTCTGGCCGATGAGGTCGACCCGAAAGAAGAGCAAGCAGCAGATGGAGTCACCCACGGGCCTCGCGAACCCACAAGTCCAGATCCCGGAGGAGCCGCAGGAATCAGCGGGCGAAAGCGCAGTGGTGGCTGTGAACGGCGCCGCGGCAGTGAAGATCACGGTCCGGATCGCCAAGGCGAGGCTCCACTGCCCCGTCTGCACGCTCCCGTTGAAGCCTCCGGTCTACCAG TGCGCGTTCGGGCACCTGGCTTGCGGCGTGTGCCATCTCACCAGCAGCGGCGCCGGCCGGTGCTCCGtgtgcggcgacggcggcggctacGCGCGCAGCACCGCGATGGAAGACATCGTGAAGTCGGCCAAGGTGCTGTGCCCGCACGACGCCTACGGCTGCCGCACCTACGTGACGTACTACGAGGCGGCCGAGCATCAGCGCGCGTGCCCTCACGCGCCGTGCCTCTGCTCGGAGCCCGGCTGCGGGTTCGCCGGCACCCCGGCGGCGCTCCGCGACCACCTGAGCGCCGCGCACTCGTGGCCCGTGGACGGGATCCGGTACGGCGCCAAACTTCAGCTCCGCGTGCCGGAGTCGGACCCGGCGCAGCACTGGCGCCTGCTGGCCGCGGGCGACGACGAGGGCGGGGAAGTCTTCTTCCTGGCCGTGGGCGCGATCCGCGACAGGCCGTTCCGCGTCGTGTCGCTGGTGTGCGCCCGCcccggcgccgcggcggcggcgggcccgCGGTACGCGTGTACGATCCGCGCGGCGCAGCCCTCGGACGCGGGGGAGGGGAGCGCGGAGAGCGTGGTCCTGGAGATGGCGCCGgtgccgagcagcgccgcgcCCGGGGCGACCTCGATTGAGGAAGCGGCGTCGCTGGTGGTGCTGCGCCGGACACTGCCGCCTGGGGCGGCGCCCGGGGAGATGCACCTCACCGTCCGCATCGACAGGATCGTCTAG